The Canis lupus familiaris isolate Mischka breed German Shepherd chromosome 5, alternate assembly UU_Cfam_GSD_1.0, whole genome shotgun sequence region TACATCAGTGGGTTTCTAACCCTCAACTTTCAATGTAGGAAAAGATGTCAGGGGTTAATGTTAGATCATTTTCAGGAAAAATCAGCCCATGATGACTAGGGAAAAAATGGAGTGGTTGGCATCCTTGGGAGAGCCCATCCCCTGACATGACTTCCCATCCTGTGCTTCACTGTGTGGCCTCTCCCTGAGAGGTGAAAAGGCAGAGCTAACCAAGGAGGGATGGAAGGCCACAAGTCTCCTGGCTGTGCTAAACACAGGCACCCCCTGAAGCTTGAAATTAAGGAATAAAGGAAGCTCTCTTTTACACAGCGGGTAGTAAATCTGTGAAGTGCATTCTCCCCGTGGAGTGTAAGAGGATAAAAATAGGAAGAGGGCTACTTAGGGATTTGCTAAACTAATGAATAGTAAACAGATAACAGGGCTTTTGAGGACTCTGCTGTGTTCTCTTCATCAAAAATTCATCTGTTCTCAAAGCTTTAACTATCCTGTTTATACCCTTAAATCTGTAATTCACTAATTCCAggacacaccttttttttttttttttttttaattttacatttgaacATCTCAGAAATTGTATGTACTGTTGATGGGGTGCCGTGGTTGACATAGTCCATGGTCTGGCTGTTTCTTAGTGGTTGTAAACCAGTGATGCTTTCACCATGATTGGCATTTTGGATTTGATGAAATCCAGTATATCTCTGACTTCTGTTGCCTCTCCAAGCTCTAGTCTTCTATCTCTGACTGGCCTTCTAGAGATGTTCACAGGATGTCACCACTTCAGACTCAGCAGATTTAGAACTTAAACTGTCATTGAAACACGAGCtacattttctgccttctttatTTCCAGATGGTGACTGCCCTCTGTGCTGCCGGGCCAGTAGCCCCTCTTTTTCAGCTCCTGTAAAAATACAAATCCTAGGCAGGACCTGCCagtgcttcctgtgtgccaggcactgttccaagccCCATAGATAGATGTGTTAACTCATTAACGTCCACAGCAGCCCTGCAAGGGAGGGACGCCACTGTCCTCTTCTTTGTGTGAGGGAGAGCTGCTCACGTGGGGTTGCAGAGCTGAAAGGTGGCAGAGCAGGTACTTGAATCCCTACATCTGGCTCCAGAGACCATACTCCAGGTCATGACTCCTGTGGCCTCTCAGGTCTAGCCAGGCACCACACAGCTTTTACTCCTCCCACACAGCTTTTACTCCTCCCCAACCAATGTCTTTGCATTTGCTGTGACCCTTGTTACTTCCCTCATTTGCCCCGAGTGCTGCCTTGCTGCTACACCACCACCAGCCCGCTCTCCATAAACTTGTCTCGCAGGTAGATGGGAGATAGCCCCACTGTCCCATGGCACCCCTATGTGATTCCACTTCTGCTCTGATACTTGCTAGAAAAAGTCTTATTAGAGATTCAATTCGCATTTCAGACAATTTCCCCATGTACAGCATTTAATCCAGGAgattttagtgtattcacagtcATGCACCCACCACCACAGCCAGTTTTAGAAAGTTTTCATCACCCCCAAGAGAAACCCTGTACCCTCCATCCTCATCCATGTTCCCTCCCAGCCCCATGCAGCAGACGACCTGATTTCTCTGTGGACCTGCCTGTTCCTGACACTTCATCTAAATGACATCACACAGTGGTGGCCTTTTGTGTTTAGCTTCTGTCACAGTGGCATGGTTTCGGGGTGCATCCATGCTGCGGCATGTAccagtgtttcttttcttattgtgaataatattctgttgtatggacaGACCATACTTTATCcctccattcatcagttgataggcatttgggttgtttctgctcTTTGGCCATCGTGAATAATGCTGCCGTGGAGGTTCACGTACCAGCATCTGTGTGGACTATGTGTTCATTGCTCATGGGTGTGCACATAGGAGTGAAATggctggatcatacggtagttctgTTTAACCAGTGAAGGTGAAAAACTTATACTAGCCCCTTGACTTCTCAGCCGAGTTTCCAAGGCCCTTTCCAACCGTTCTTGATTTCTGCTATTCTGAATCACAGACTGGCTGCTTCTGCTAGACCAGGCTTACCATCACCAGGCAAACTGTGTTGGGGCCCTTAACCTTTGACCTAGATCCATCCTTCCAGAGCCAAGCTCCACTAGCTTCTCACTCCAAGTCACTGGTGCTCATGCCATTGTATGGTTGTTTAAATGGGAGTGGTGGAAGTTAAAAGGGATGGTAAGAATTGCAGGCTCTGGGTTCAAATTCATATTTACCCCTTTGTGAGCTGTGTGGCCCTATTtctaacttctctgaacctcagtttccttgtatttttaaaattaaaatttgtattttttaaaagattttatttattcatagagacacacacagagagagagagagagagagagtcagagatacagacagaggaagaggcaggctccgtgcagggagcctgatgtgggacttgatcccgggtctccaggatcaggccccgggctgaaggtggcgctaaaccgctgagccacccagggatcaccaaaatttgtattttcaaagtaAGATCTCCTTATAGATTGTTACCATGAGGAATAAATAGACTGGTAGATGCTGTTACTATAATTATTGTCTTTTCTTGATGCCTTCTCAACCATACTCTAAGAACCTTGAAGACCAGAACTCTGTGGGGCTAGGGGAGCTCAGGCATTGTTTCCATGGAGCGGGGACAGGGGTGCTTTTGGCATTTTGGCTGGCCCCGCTGAGCTGATTGTCCAGCTCTTCGAGGGTTTAGCATGACTGGCCAGAGCTGTACCCTAATTTCTGGCTGAGAATAAGAGAGTCAGACTCCCACTACTGAGCACAAAGGTGCCTTCCTGCAAGCGGGCTCCTGGCTCCACTTCTTGCCCCACAAGCCGGGTGCTCCCAGGCCTGGCATCTTGGGCTGAATTCAGGGCACATTCTGCCAGTCGTGGCTGGTCCTGCTCGCCATCCAGCTGGCGTGACCGAGCACCGCAGGCCTGGTTGGGGCAGGTGGTTCGGACTGGTGCCGGGGACCCTGCGTGGCCCCTGGAAGGGAGCATGTGAGGCTAAGCAGGTCTAAACTAGGGACCacttgtttttgcttgtttgaaTTAAATATTGACTagataaaaaagaattcttactaAATGTGTATAGGATGTGAAGAAGTGTGATATAACAAACACCAGTGTACCCAGCAAGCATTGTTTAAAaagagcttcttaaaaaaaaataaaaaaataaaaaaataaaaagagctctTTGTGTCCTTCCCCAAATTCTGTCCCATTTCCTCTCCTTTACTATTCCAGATTTTGGTTCAGTTACTCCCTTGCTGCTCTTGATTGTTTCTGTGTAGGTCTGATTCCCAAGACAATATGTTGTTTAGTTTTGAAGAGGAGACATActgcgtgtgcatgcatgtgcctgtgtgtgtgtctgagtgagAGAGTGTGGGTCTTTTTGTCTCTCTATCCTGCATACAGGATAATCTCTTCAGTTGTGTCTTCTGTTGGCTGACTCTTTTCTACTGTTTCTAATTCATAAAACCCATTCATTGCATTTCTAATTTCCagttgtgtttttcatttattggAGTTCTATGTATACAGTTCATCTTATAtcctattttcaaaattaatttttatgttatcaaAGCAAGCATGTTTTTCTCTCGACATTGTGTTTCTGTGAGCATGGATGTTCATGTTCTCTGCTGTCCAGGGTCCCATGGTATGGTCATGGGGCTGTGGCAGGCACAGGGCACACAGCAGTGGGCAGACAGGTGAGCTCCTACTCACCTGCTCCAGATTCAggtgtggcagggagagggacgAGCGGGCACTGAGTCATTCACCTGGGCTTGCAGAAGACAGGGCCCCCAAGGAGTGCAGGCCAAGGGGTCAGTGAAACCCTCTAGAAGCAGGGACCTGCAGGACAGGTAGATGTTAGTGGGTGAAGACCCAATCCCAAGTTCCAGCTCACTCACATGAAGCCTTTGACAGATGATTGCTCCTCCTGTCATGATGTCAGGCCTTTTCTATAAGGCTCTGGATTGGCTGGGTGTCGGCAGGTGGGTGGAGTATGAACTATGCCCTGTGAGGTGTTGTGCATTTGAAGCCCAGGCTGTGAGACTGTGGGCTTGTATGTATTTGAGTCGCTGATCATCAGACCTCGCCCTGAGTTCTAGAGGGTGTGGTGTAGTGTTGCATGTGCTGGCCCTAGACATTCAGTGCTTCCATCTGGTGTGCAGCAGGGGTAATGGTGGTGGCTGCCGTGCAGgaccccgtgtgtgtgtgtgagcggaAGGGGTACAGTGAGCACCTAGCTGCTGTGgcggggctctctgctcaatgtcTTCTGTGCTACTCTCCTCTACCCTTGCAGGACCCTGCCCTCCTGCCAAGCTGGTGTCTGCATCTGGGGGTCTTACACTTAAACACATACAAAACGGACCTCATGATTTCCCCTCCGTCAAACTGCTCCTCTCCCAGTGGGGCCTTCCCATTGCCCATTCTTTGCTTAGGCCTCAGTTCTAGAAGTTACCTTTGGCCCCCACCTTGGGCTTAGGCTTGCCACCAGTGTGCAGCAAGCCCAGTCACTTCTGATCCTGTAACAAATCATCCACTCCCTCTGGCTTTTCTGCTGCCACGTCAACTCCAGCCTGGTTGCCACTCTGCTGAGCAACTGTGTGGCCTCTGCCGTGGGCTTGTTGTTTCTGCATCCATTCTCCCCACAGTGGTCTGGAATCTGTTCTGAATGCGCACCAGATCTCGTCTTTCCCTGCCTCAGATTCTCCGCTGGCTTCCTCTGAAGGTAGAAGCTGGTACTGCTGGTACTGCCAGCCCTGCTCACCTTCCTGTAGACCATCACAGCCGAGCTCTTTCCTGCCTCGGGGTGTGTGCATCTGAAGGCTCCTTTATCATCTTTCCCTGTTTTTTTGCAGCTCACTCTGGAGTCCTCAGGCCCTCTTCTCACTCtgtctgtaatttcttttttatttttttaagtcagctctgcatccagcatagagcccaatgcagggcttggacccatgaccctgagattaagacttgagttgataccaagagtcagacacccaaatgactgaggcagccaggtgcccctgtaatttCTTTGCTGACTtactttgttttctctccctctcactgaaAGCCAAGGGCAGGGCCCTCGCACCTGCACACTGCCTGGTTCAGCTGTGCCCTTAGTAATGGGCTGGTGGTTATTAGTCCATTTAATGGCAGGGTGCGAAAACAGACCCAGAAGTCAGGGAATGCCTAGAATCACACAGTACTAAGTGGCAGTGGGACCCTAGAGCCCAGGCCCTCACCATAATGCCACCTCCTTCTCTGGCACCACACCCACCCACCAATTCCTGAGGAGAGCAGGAGTCTGGCCACCCATCTGCAAATAAATGCCCTCTGGCCTTTGCTGGGACAAGACCCTTCCCCACGCAGATTCTTAGGAAGGGCCAAGGAGTTTGACAGCTTCACTTAAAATGCTCAGgcactctccttccttcttttgttgAGGTTTGCTctggggtgtctaggtggctcagatgattaagtgtctgccttcagctcaggtcatgatcccaggatcctgggatggaaccccatctgcatcaggctccccgctcagcagggagtctgcttctccctctgaccctccccccttcatgctttctctcgctctctctttcaaatcaataaattaaaaaacaaaacaaaacaaaaaaaaacttcgGGATccctttagcgcctgcctttggcccggggtgtgatcctggggtcctgggatggagtcctgcgttgagctccttgcatggagcctgcttctccctctacctatgtttctgtgtctctcatgaataaataaataaaatcttaaaaaaaaaaaaacttcatatattaaaaaaaaatggtttgctCTGACATAAGTCATTTTTATAAGCTCTCTGAGGGATGAGGACTCCAGCTGCAGGGtgggcgggcagggcaggggtgcagggcgGGGGTCCAGGTGTTTCTCGGGGAAGTTGGGCATGTTGCCAGTCTTTGacagcctctgcctcccctcctcctcccgcgCAGGCCGCACCAGCTTCTATGAGGAGTATGGTGTCATCCGAGATGTGCTCCAGAACCACCTGACAGAGGTCCTCACCCTCGTGGCTATGGAGCTACCCTACAACATCAGCAGCTCCAAGGCTGTGCTGCAGCACAAGCTGCAGGCCTTCCAGGCTCTGCGGGGCCTGCAGAAGGGCAGTGCTGTCCTGGGCCAGTACCAGGCGTACAGCAGGCAGGTGCGCAGAGAGCAGCAAAAGCCAGACAGCTTCTACAGCCTGACGCCAACCTTCGCAGGTGGGCTCTGGGGCCACAGCCTTCCAAGGCCAGACACCCTTTGGTTTGGGTTGGAAGAGACCTCAGGAGGGATATTCACGGGGGTGCTCATCACCAAGGAGGAAAGTCCTTTGCCTCTCTGGCCTTCCACCGTCTTTCAGCAGTAGGTCACCTTTTGGGTCGTTCTTGGTAAAGGACACCCCAGTGATGGTCTCAGTTCAGTCCACATCCACACACACTTCCAGAGCTCTCTGAGCCGGGTTCAGACCTGGCTCCCGCTTATATCCAGCCCCCCAGTGAGGTTATCCACCTGTCTGGCCACAGCCCACAGCATTGCCAGGAGGCAGTCACCCTGCTGCTCAGACAAATGTCCTCTCGAGCCATCCTATGGACACTTCCCTAGGCCCAGAGCGTTCCTGGAAAGGGCTGACTCCCTAAGGCTGCAGATAATAAACTCTACTACAAAAGCAGTGACTGTTTATGGGGCACTTCCAACATGCCAGGCACTTGATATACGCTACCTTATATAATCCTCAGGTGCACAGATCCGTGATGCAGCCATGATTGCTACCCCCATCCAGAGGTCAGGAAACCAGAGGCTCAGTGAAGTtcagaaacttgcccaaggttaggCACAGATAGTACATGGAAAAACCAGGCTTGGAACCCAAATCAGGTGTGCCCTCAGCCACTGGCTTCCACCACTTTggtgcctgcccccctcccactgcAGCCCCCGTACGTGCACTCCACCCTGCTGTTGGCTCAGAACCCCAGCCCACCTCTTCTCTGCTGTCTGGCCTTGCCTCATGCGCATCTGGGTTCTCAAGGATCCTCCTCCCCCGACCAAGAGTCAGAAATGCCTCCACCATAagacttcagttttctttgcTTGGGACTGGGGGAGGCCAGGACTCTTAAGGTGCCTCACAGAGGTGGGCATCTGAGGTTGCCTAGAGGCTAGATTTTGAGGACTGGCTTGGGGGAGAAGATGCTAGAAAGGATGAGCATAGCATCCAGGGGTGCTCCATTCAGAGAGGAGAAAGGTTGGTGGGGTGGTAAAGAAGGGAAGGCAGGTGCACTGGAAGTCCTGGGTTCTCTGTGCCTGAATGTCACCTCCACTGTCCCCTGTCATCTCAGGCATCCTTGTTCACGTGGACAACCTTCGCTGGGAGGGCGTCCCTTTCATCTTGATGTCTGGCAAAGCCTTGGATGAGAGAGTGGGCTACATTCGGATCTTGTTTAGGAACCAGGCTTACTGTGCCCAGAACGAGAAGCGCTGGGTGGTGGACCAGAGCCAGTGCCTGCCTCGACAGATCATCTTCTACATTGGACATGGTGAGCTGGGCAGCCCTGCCGTGCTGGTCAGTCGGAACCTGTTCAGACCCTCCCTGCCCTCCAAGAGCTGGAAGGAAGTGGAGGGCCGACCCGGGCTCCACCTTTTCGGCCGCCCTATCTCTGATTACTATGTCTACAGCCCCGTGAGGGAGCAGGATGCCTATTCTGTCCTCATATCTCATATCTTCCATGGCCGAAAGGACTCCTTCATCACCACGGAGAACTTGCTGGCCTCCTGGGTCTTCTGGACGCCCTTGCTGGACAGCCTGGCCCACGAGGTCCCACGCCTCTACCCAGGAGGAGCTGAGAATGGGTTCCTGTTGGACTTTGAGTTCAGTGGCGCCCAGCTGCGCTTTTGCCAGCAGCAGCTGGAGCAGCTGGTGCCTGGGCCAGGTTCTGCTCCAATGCCCAGTAACTTCCAGGTTCTTACGGCCAAGTACCGGGAAAGCCCCCTGATCTCGGCCTGGCCTGAGGAGCTGATCTCTAAGCTGGCTGATGACATCGAGGCCACAGCTGTGCGGGCCGTACGGCGGTTTGGCGAGTTCCATCTGGCACTCTCTGGTGGCTCAAGCCCTGTGCCCCTGTTGGAGCAGCTGGCCACTGGGCACTTTGGCTTCCCCTGGGCCCAGACGCATCTGTGGCTGGTGGATGAGCGCTGTGTCCCACTTTGGGATCCTGAGTCAAACTTCCAGGGCCTGCAGGCTCACCTGCTGCGGTACATCAGGGTCCCCTACTACAATATCCACCCCATGCCTGTGCATCTGCACCAGCGGCTCTGTGCTGAGGAGGACCAGGGGGCCCAGATGTATGCCAGCGAGATCTCAGCCCTGGTGACCAACAGCAGCTTTGACCT contains the following coding sequences:
- the H6PD gene encoding GDH/6PGL endoplasmic bifunctional protein isoform X2 encodes the protein MNDGWWIDFELMRLIFWSSKRETKRHLWPSVAPPLLTIDGIGTRPPGCWKMFTVAVCMAFLACLQAQELQGHVSIILLGATGDLAKKYLWQGLFQLYLDEVGKGYSFSFHGAALTSTKQGQELIAKVLESLSCPEDMEPGHCAELKGQFQRLSQYRHLKTNEDYMALSKDIEAQLQHEGLREAGRIFYFSVPPFAYADIARSINSSCRPGPGAWLRVVLEKPFGHDYVSAQQLATELGSFFQEEEMYRVDHYLGKQAVAQILPFRDQNRKALDGLWNRHHVERVEIIMKETVDAEGRTSFYEEYGVIRDVLQNHLTEVLTLVAMELPYNISSSKAVLQHKLQAFQALRGLQKGSAVLGQYQAYSRQVRREQQKPDSFYSLTPTFAGILVHVDNLRWEGVPFILMSGKALDERVGYIRILFRNQAYCAQNEKRWVVDQSQCLPRQIIFYIGHGELGSPAVLVSRNLFRPSLPSKSWKEVEGRPGLHLFGRPISDYYVYSPVREQDAYSVLISHIFHGRKDSFITTENLLASWVFWTPLLDSLAHEVPRLYPGGAENGFLLDFEFSGAQLRFCQQQLEQLVPGPGSAPMPSNFQVLTAKYRESPLISAWPEELISKLADDIEATAVRAVRRFGEFHLALSGGSSPVPLLEQLATGHFGFPWAQTHLWLVDERCVPLWDPESNFQGLQAHLLRYIRVPYYNIHPMPVHLHQRLCAEEDQGAQMYASEISALVTNSSFDLVLLGMGTDGHTASLFPQSPAGLDGTQPVVLTRSPYKPHQRMSLSLPLINRARKVAVLVMGRVKREITMLVSRAGHEPKKWPISGVLPSSGQLVWYMDYEAFLG
- the H6PD gene encoding GDH/6PGL endoplasmic bifunctional protein isoform X3, with translation MKSSKRETKRHLWPSVAPPLLTIDGIGTRPPGCWKMFTVAVCMAFLACLQAQELQGHVSIILLGATGDLAKKYLWQGLFQLYLDEVGKGYSFSFHGAALTSTKQGQELIAKVLESLSCPEDMEPGHCAELKGQFQRLSQYRHLKTNEDYMALSKDIEAQLQHEGLREAGRIFYFSVPPFAYADIARSINSSCRPGPGAWLRVVLEKPFGHDYVSAQQLATELGSFFQEEEMYRVDHYLGKQAVAQILPFRDQNRKALDGLWNRHHVERVEIIMKETVDAEGRTSFYEEYGVIRDVLQNHLTEVLTLVAMELPYNISSSKAVLQHKLQAFQALRGLQKGSAVLGQYQAYSRQVRREQQKPDSFYSLTPTFAGILVHVDNLRWEGVPFILMSGKALDERVGYIRILFRNQAYCAQNEKRWVVDQSQCLPRQIIFYIGHGELGSPAVLVSRNLFRPSLPSKSWKEVEGRPGLHLFGRPISDYYVYSPVREQDAYSVLISHIFHGRKDSFITTENLLASWVFWTPLLDSLAHEVPRLYPGGAENGFLLDFEFSGAQLRFCQQQLEQLVPGPGSAPMPSNFQVLTAKYRESPLISAWPEELISKLADDIEATAVRAVRRFGEFHLALSGGSSPVPLLEQLATGHFGFPWAQTHLWLVDERCVPLWDPESNFQGLQAHLLRYIRVPYYNIHPMPVHLHQRLCAEEDQGAQMYASEISALVTNSSFDLVLLGMGTDGHTASLFPQSPAGLDGTQPVVLTRSPYKPHQRMSLSLPLINRARKVAVLVMGRVKREITMLVSRAGHEPKKWPISGVLPSSGQLVWYMDYEAFLG
- the H6PD gene encoding GDH/6PGL endoplasmic bifunctional protein isoform X1 yields the protein MKGSKFGETGGVGIFQTVFCILCSDGWWIDFELMRLIFWSSKRETKRHLWPSVAPPLLTIDGIGTRPPGCWKMFTVAVCMAFLACLQAQELQGHVSIILLGATGDLAKKYLWQGLFQLYLDEVGKGYSFSFHGAALTSTKQGQELIAKVLESLSCPEDMEPGHCAELKGQFQRLSQYRHLKTNEDYMALSKDIEAQLQHEGLREAGRIFYFSVPPFAYADIARSINSSCRPGPGAWLRVVLEKPFGHDYVSAQQLATELGSFFQEEEMYRVDHYLGKQAVAQILPFRDQNRKALDGLWNRHHVERVEIIMKETVDAEGRTSFYEEYGVIRDVLQNHLTEVLTLVAMELPYNISSSKAVLQHKLQAFQALRGLQKGSAVLGQYQAYSRQVRREQQKPDSFYSLTPTFAGILVHVDNLRWEGVPFILMSGKALDERVGYIRILFRNQAYCAQNEKRWVVDQSQCLPRQIIFYIGHGELGSPAVLVSRNLFRPSLPSKSWKEVEGRPGLHLFGRPISDYYVYSPVREQDAYSVLISHIFHGRKDSFITTENLLASWVFWTPLLDSLAHEVPRLYPGGAENGFLLDFEFSGAQLRFCQQQLEQLVPGPGSAPMPSNFQVLTAKYRESPLISAWPEELISKLADDIEATAVRAVRRFGEFHLALSGGSSPVPLLEQLATGHFGFPWAQTHLWLVDERCVPLWDPESNFQGLQAHLLRYIRVPYYNIHPMPVHLHQRLCAEEDQGAQMYASEISALVTNSSFDLVLLGMGTDGHTASLFPQSPAGLDGTQPVVLTRSPYKPHQRMSLSLPLINRARKVAVLVMGRVKREITMLVSRAGHEPKKWPISGVLPSSGQLVWYMDYEAFLG
- the H6PD gene encoding GDH/6PGL endoplasmic bifunctional protein isoform X5, whose product is MFTVAVCMAFLACLQAQELQGHVSIILLGATGDLAKKYLWQGLFQLYLDEVGKGYSFSFHGAALTSTKQGQELIAKVLESLSCPEDMEPGHCAELKGQFQRLSQYRHLKTNEDYMALSKDIEAQLQHEGLREAGRIFYFSVPPFAYADIARSINSSCRPGPGAWLRVVLEKPFGHDYVSAQQLATELGSFFQEEEMYRVDHYLGKQAVAQILPFRDQNRKALDGLWNRHHVERVEIIMKETVDAEGRTSFYEEYGVIRDVLQNHLTEVLTLVAMELPYNISSSKAVLQHKLQAFQALRGLQKGSAVLGQYQAYSRQVRREQQKPDSFYSLTPTFAGILVHVDNLRWEGVPFILMSGKALDERVGYIRILFRNQAYCAQNEKRWVVDQSQCLPRQIIFYIGHGELGSPAVLVSRNLFRPSLPSKSWKEVEGRPGLHLFGRPISDYYVYSPVREQDAYSVLISHIFHGRKDSFITTENLLASWVFWTPLLDSLAHEVPRLYPGGAENGFLLDFEFSGAQLRFCQQQLEQLVPGPGSAPMPSNFQVLTAKYRESPLISAWPEELISKLADDIEATAVRAVRRFGEFHLALSGGSSPVPLLEQLATGHFGFPWAQTHLWLVDERCVPLWDPESNFQGLQAHLLRYIRVPYYNIHPMPVHLHQRLCAEEDQGAQMYASEISALVTNSSFDLVLLGMGTDGHTASLFPQSPAGLDGTQPVVLTRSPYKPHQRMSLSLPLINRARKVAVLVMGRVKREITMLVSRAGHEPKKWPISGVLPSSGQLVWYMDYEAFLG
- the H6PD gene encoding GDH/6PGL endoplasmic bifunctional protein isoform X4, yielding MKPPGCWKMFTVAVCMAFLACLQAQELQGHVSIILLGATGDLAKKYLWQGLFQLYLDEVGKGYSFSFHGAALTSTKQGQELIAKVLESLSCPEDMEPGHCAELKGQFQRLSQYRHLKTNEDYMALSKDIEAQLQHEGLREAGRIFYFSVPPFAYADIARSINSSCRPGPGAWLRVVLEKPFGHDYVSAQQLATELGSFFQEEEMYRVDHYLGKQAVAQILPFRDQNRKALDGLWNRHHVERVEIIMKETVDAEGRTSFYEEYGVIRDVLQNHLTEVLTLVAMELPYNISSSKAVLQHKLQAFQALRGLQKGSAVLGQYQAYSRQVRREQQKPDSFYSLTPTFAGILVHVDNLRWEGVPFILMSGKALDERVGYIRILFRNQAYCAQNEKRWVVDQSQCLPRQIIFYIGHGELGSPAVLVSRNLFRPSLPSKSWKEVEGRPGLHLFGRPISDYYVYSPVREQDAYSVLISHIFHGRKDSFITTENLLASWVFWTPLLDSLAHEVPRLYPGGAENGFLLDFEFSGAQLRFCQQQLEQLVPGPGSAPMPSNFQVLTAKYRESPLISAWPEELISKLADDIEATAVRAVRRFGEFHLALSGGSSPVPLLEQLATGHFGFPWAQTHLWLVDERCVPLWDPESNFQGLQAHLLRYIRVPYYNIHPMPVHLHQRLCAEEDQGAQMYASEISALVTNSSFDLVLLGMGTDGHTASLFPQSPAGLDGTQPVVLTRSPYKPHQRMSLSLPLINRARKVAVLVMGRVKREITMLVSRAGHEPKKWPISGVLPSSGQLVWYMDYEAFLG